In Mytilus trossulus isolate FHL-02 chromosome 6, PNRI_Mtr1.1.1.hap1, whole genome shotgun sequence, a single window of DNA contains:
- the LOC134721601 gene encoding uncharacterized protein LOC134721601 gives MMSALDRETPQKAEDSDHSDLEMDNPLGVDNTKKKGWAAKQMLIQKCQNTVGTRSSGKRPLNIVIIGPPGCGKSSLLNTIFASFSDESWNRVANYGSFGTNAKQVTQRLVSYKKEGYYTRKGQNSEDDDILMPTFIDINGFEDTNTPVNKELLNMVFYGRLTEYEKIQDVLACLSADGTNGAKRKYYTRDEYLVVDRIIFVCSLDPKAPLPIHLMECVSEAANGIRGIPVFGVMTKADKFDAMENDEVKERERIFRQHLGIPLPSFTRITNYCEDIDEQSNYRFSLIPKIDIEILKLMTQVFSSLVKVDNPEGRPDYSDKTKGESSESEKCPTPDPLQPKSPSCINLSKLLVLITIQVLLVAVILHFGMKPIITDEKVNTICANYDYIKSKHDATIDGLSELCELKDDIFKPPMHLLGGAILFVIIVPQIVVNFFFATSRN, from the exons ATG atgtcTGCACTAGATAGGGAAACACCTCAAAAGGCAGAAGATTCAGATCATAGTGATTTAGAGATGGATAATCCACTGGGGGTAGATAATACAAAGAAAAAGGGCTGGGCTGCTAAACAGATGTTAATACAAAAATGCCAAAACACAGTAGGAACAAGATCTTCGGGCAAACGTCCTCTGAATATCGTTATAATTGGACCACCTGGATGTGGAAAATCCTCTCTTCTAAACACAATATTTGCTAGCTTTAGTGATGAAAGCTGGAATCGGGTGGCTAATTATGGATCATTCGGTACAAATGCCAAACAAGTTACACAGCGTCTCGTCAG TTACAAGAAAGAAGGGTACTACACAAGAAAAGGTCAAAACAGTGAAGACGATGACATTTTGATGCCAACATTTATTGACATAAATGGTTTTGAGGATACAAACACCCCTGTTAACAAGGAACTACTGAATATGGTTTTCTATGGGAGATTAactgaatatgaaaaaattcaAGATGTTTTAGCTTGCCTTAGTGCCGATGGCACAAATGGAGCAAAGAGAAAATATTACACACGTGATGAATATCTTGTAGTTGATcgaattatatttgtttgttcattaGATCCTAAAGCCCCTCTCCCGATACATCTGATGGAATGTGTGAGTGAGGCTGCGAACGGTATCAGAG GAATTCCAGTATTTGGTGTAATGACAAAGGCTGATAAATTTGATGCAATGGAAAATGATGAAGTAAAGGAAAGAGAACGGATATTTAGACAACACCTTGGCATTCCACTACCAAGCTTTACACGAATAACAAATTACTGTGAAGATATAGATGAACAGTCAAATTATAGGTTTTCTCTCATACCGAAGATAGACATTGAAATCCTAAAGCTGATGACGCAG GTTTTTAGCAGTTTGGTAAAAGTTGACAATCCTGAAGGACGTCCAGATTACTCAGATAAAACCAAAGGGGAGTCTAGCGAATCAGAGAAATGTCCTACGCCAGATCCACTTCAACCAAAATCACCCTCGTGtatcaatttatcaaaattattagtCCTGATCACGATACAGGTCCTGTTGGTGGCTGTGATTTTGCATTTTGGTATGAAGCCAATAATTACAGATGAAAAGGTTAATACAATATGTGCAAATTACGACTATATCAAGTCAAAACATGATGCTACCATTGATGGTCTTAGTGAATTATGTGAGCTCAAAGATGACATTTTCAAACCTCCAATGCATCTACTTGGCGGGGCAATATTGTTTGTTATCATCGTCCCTCAAATTGTGGTTAATTTTTTCTTTGCTACATCTAGAAATTAG